One window from the genome of Pyxicephalus adspersus chromosome 6, UCB_Pads_2.0, whole genome shotgun sequence encodes:
- the AGXT2 gene encoding alanine--glyoxylate aminotransferase 2, mitochondrial isoform X2, giving the protein MQWLFDHTGKRYLDLFAGIVTVSVGHCHPKVTEAAKKQMERLWHTTNIYLHSPIHKYAEKLTSIMPGKLKVAFLTNSGSEANDLAMLMARLHTGNFDIISLRSGYHGASPYTLGITSHSSYKPGLANGFGCHTTMCPDVFRGIWGGSHCRDSPVQTMRTCSCSPGSCNAKDRYIEQLKDTLDTSTTRKLAAFIAEPIMGVGGAIQYPKNFLKEAYELIRERGGLCIADEVQTGFGRTGSHYWGFQTHDVMPDIVTMAKGIGNGFPMAAIVTTEEIADSFSKALYFNTFGGNPMACSVGSAVLDVIEEDGLQNNCALVGTHLLLELAKLRDKYEIVGDVRGKGLMIGVEMVKDKKTLQPLPADEMGLIWEECKDNGVLFGKGGLYNNTFRIKPPMCITKEDADFAIAVFEDALIKHKATISR; this is encoded by the exons ATGCAATGGCTGTTTGATCATACGGGGAAACGTTACTTGGATCTCTTTGCTGGGATTGTCACTGTCAGTGTTGGGCATTGCCACCC GAAAGTTACAGAAGCAGCTAAGAAACAGATGGAACGTCTCTGGCACACAACCAATATTTACTTGCATTCACCAATCCATAAATATGCTGAGAAGCTGACAAGTATTATGCCTGGAAAACTTAAG GTGGCTTTCCTGACTAACAGTGGTTCAGAGGCCAATGACCTGGCAATGTTAATGGCAAGACTACATACTGGCAATTTTGATATAATTAGTTTAAG AAGTGGCTATCATGGGGCCAGTCCATACACTCTAGGGATAACATCGCACTCCTCTTATAAGCCTGGCTTGGCCAATGGATTTGGCTGCCACACG ACGATGTGTCCTGATGTGTTTCGAGGTATATGGGGTGGAAGTCATTGCAGAGATTCCCCTGTACAGACCATGCGAACCTGCTCATGTTCTCCTG GTTCCTGTAATGCCAAAGACAGATATATTGAGCAGCTTAAGGATACTCTGGACACCAGCACTACAAGGAAACTGGCGGCATTCATTGCAGAACCCATAATG GGTGTTGGAGGAGCCATTCAATATCCCAAGAACTTTTTAAAAGAGGCCTATGAACTTATACGGGAGAGAGGAGGCCTGTGCATTGCAGATGAG GTTCAGACTGGCTTCGGCAGGACTGGGAGTCATTATTGGGGGTTTCAGACTCATGATGTCATGCCCGATATTGTGACTATGGCTAAGGGTATTGGCAATGGATTTCCTATGGCTGCCATTGTCACGACAGAAG AGATTGCAGATTCTTTTAGCAAGGCTCTGTACTTCAATACCTTCGGTGGCAATCCCATGGCATGTTCTGTTGGCTCTGCTGTATTGGAT gttattGAAGAAGATGGACTGCAGAATAACTGTGCCTTAGTCGGAACTCATTTGTTACTGGAGCTGGCCAAATTACGGGATAAGTATGAAATTGTTGGAGACGTTCGTGGAAAAGGACTTATGATCGGAGTGGAGATGGTAAAGGACAAG AAAACACTTCAACCACTGCCGGCAGACGAGATGGGCCTCATCTGGGAAGAATGCAAAGACAACGGTGTCCTGTTTGGAAAAGGAGGATTATAcaataat ACGTTTCGCATAAAACCTCCAATGTGCATCACAAAAGAAGACGCTGATTTTGCTATAGCTGTTTTTGAGGATGCACTAATTAAACACAAAGCGACAATATCCAGATGA
- the AGXT2 gene encoding alanine--glyoxylate aminotransferase 2, mitochondrial isoform X1 — protein sequence MRLSGTMTSALTKGYHKLFKPLRHNAVCCRCLSSDGKPEMPPCDFKPEEYKGIPYEEVVKIRKTNLSSCLTTHYKKPILAHQGHMQWLFDHTGKRYLDLFAGIVTVSVGHCHPKVTEAAKKQMERLWHTTNIYLHSPIHKYAEKLTSIMPGKLKVAFLTNSGSEANDLAMLMARLHTGNFDIISLRSGYHGASPYTLGITSHSSYKPGLANGFGCHTTMCPDVFRGIWGGSHCRDSPVQTMRTCSCSPGSCNAKDRYIEQLKDTLDTSTTRKLAAFIAEPIMGVGGAIQYPKNFLKEAYELIRERGGLCIADEVQTGFGRTGSHYWGFQTHDVMPDIVTMAKGIGNGFPMAAIVTTEEIADSFSKALYFNTFGGNPMACSVGSAVLDVIEEDGLQNNCALVGTHLLLELAKLRDKYEIVGDVRGKGLMIGVEMVKDKKTLQPLPADEMGLIWEECKDNGVLFGKGGLYNNTFRIKPPMCITKEDADFAIAVFEDALIKHKATISR from the exons ATGAGGCTCTCTGGAACCATGACAAGTGCTTTAACGAAGGGATATCATAAACTTTTCAAACCACTTCGCCACAACGCAG TTTGTTGCAGGTGCTTATCAAGCGATGGGAAGCCAGAAATGCCCCCGTGTGATTTTAAGCCAGAAGAGTACAAG GGTATTCCATACGAAGAAGTCGTAAAAATCCGCAAAACAAACCTATCTTCATGTTTGACCACCCATTACAAGAAGCCCATCCTGGCACACCAGGGACACATGCAATGGCTGTTTGATCATACGGGGAAACGTTACTTGGATCTCTTTGCTGGGATTGTCACTGTCAGTGTTGGGCATTGCCACCC GAAAGTTACAGAAGCAGCTAAGAAACAGATGGAACGTCTCTGGCACACAACCAATATTTACTTGCATTCACCAATCCATAAATATGCTGAGAAGCTGACAAGTATTATGCCTGGAAAACTTAAG GTGGCTTTCCTGACTAACAGTGGTTCAGAGGCCAATGACCTGGCAATGTTAATGGCAAGACTACATACTGGCAATTTTGATATAATTAGTTTAAG AAGTGGCTATCATGGGGCCAGTCCATACACTCTAGGGATAACATCGCACTCCTCTTATAAGCCTGGCTTGGCCAATGGATTTGGCTGCCACACG ACGATGTGTCCTGATGTGTTTCGAGGTATATGGGGTGGAAGTCATTGCAGAGATTCCCCTGTACAGACCATGCGAACCTGCTCATGTTCTCCTG GTTCCTGTAATGCCAAAGACAGATATATTGAGCAGCTTAAGGATACTCTGGACACCAGCACTACAAGGAAACTGGCGGCATTCATTGCAGAACCCATAATG GGTGTTGGAGGAGCCATTCAATATCCCAAGAACTTTTTAAAAGAGGCCTATGAACTTATACGGGAGAGAGGAGGCCTGTGCATTGCAGATGAG GTTCAGACTGGCTTCGGCAGGACTGGGAGTCATTATTGGGGGTTTCAGACTCATGATGTCATGCCCGATATTGTGACTATGGCTAAGGGTATTGGCAATGGATTTCCTATGGCTGCCATTGTCACGACAGAAG AGATTGCAGATTCTTTTAGCAAGGCTCTGTACTTCAATACCTTCGGTGGCAATCCCATGGCATGTTCTGTTGGCTCTGCTGTATTGGAT gttattGAAGAAGATGGACTGCAGAATAACTGTGCCTTAGTCGGAACTCATTTGTTACTGGAGCTGGCCAAATTACGGGATAAGTATGAAATTGTTGGAGACGTTCGTGGAAAAGGACTTATGATCGGAGTGGAGATGGTAAAGGACAAG AAAACACTTCAACCACTGCCGGCAGACGAGATGGGCCTCATCTGGGAAGAATGCAAAGACAACGGTGTCCTGTTTGGAAAAGGAGGATTATAcaataat ACGTTTCGCATAAAACCTCCAATGTGCATCACAAAAGAAGACGCTGATTTTGCTATAGCTGTTTTTGAGGATGCACTAATTAAACACAAAGCGACAATATCCAGATGA